In Mangifera indica cultivar Alphonso chromosome 1, CATAS_Mindica_2.1, whole genome shotgun sequence, a single genomic region encodes these proteins:
- the LOC123217521 gene encoding exosome complex component RRP4 homolog isoform X2, producing the protein MRNLQLSLNQTQKIRLQTALEKLESFSSKSNSNSCVTVADSIHIYENGILKGHGTSDRKGELVATVCGVVERINKLIYVRTLRSRYKPETGDIVIGRVIEVAPKRWKLEINFQQDAILMLSSMNLPDGIQRRRTAVDELNMRSIFTENDLAEVRSSQNDGSLQLQARNQKYGKLEKGQMLKIDPYLVKRRKQHFHHLEEYGVDLILGCNGFIWVGEHVETRDKIVADQLNDSEQPAKKSDGITTDLDEQVENQTPPETRQNICRIANAIRVLSTLGFNITLEVIMETVNLSKTMNLDVHEMLGSEFYVLVAEKEAERRSSFSKRKR; encoded by the exons ATGAGGAATTTGCAGCTTTCACTGAATCAAACCCAAAAGATAAGACTACAAACTGCTCTTGAAAAGCTAGAGTCTTTCTCTTCTAAGTCCAACTCTAACTCCTGTGTCACAGTTGCTGATAGCATCCACATTTACGAAAATGGCATTCTGAA GGGCCATGGAACATCAGATCGTAAGGGTGAGCTGGTTGCAACAGTTTGTGGAGTAGTTGAGCGAATCAACAAGTTGATATATGTGCGGACTTTACGTTCCAG ATACAAGCCAGAGACTGGAGACATTGTGATAGGACGTGTTATTGAG GTTGCTCCGAAGCGGTGGAAATTGGAAATAAATTTCCAACAAGATGCAATTTTGATGCTTTCTTCAATGAATTTACCTGATGGAATTCAG AGGCGGAGAACTGCTGTGGATGAACTAAATATGCGCAGTATTTTCACAGAGAATGATCTT GCTGAAGTTCGTAGTTCCCAGAATGATGGCAGTTTACAACTCCAAGCAAGAAATCAGAAATATGGAAAG CTTGAGAAGGGCCAAATGCTGAAGATTGATCCCTATCTAGTGAAGAGACGGAAACAACATTTTCACCACCTGGAAGAGTATGGAGTTGACTTGATACTTGGATGTAATGGGTTTATCTGGGTGGGTGAACATGTCGAAACCAGAGATAAGATTGTAGCAGATCAATTAAATGATTCTGAACAGCCAGCAAAGAAATCTGATGGAATTACCACGGATCTTGATGAACAAGTTGAAAATCAGACCCCACCCGAAACTAGGCAAAACATATGCAGAATTGCTAATGCCATTCGTGTCTTGTCTACATTGGGCTTCAATATAActttagaagtgatcatggaaaCAGTGAACTTGAGCAAGACCATGAATCTTGACGTTCATGAGATGCTTGGATCTGAGTTTTATGTTCTCGTTGCAGAAAAAGAGGCAGAAAGGCGAAGCTCATTTAGCAAGAGAAAGAGGTGA
- the LOC123217521 gene encoding exosome complex component RRP4 homolog isoform X1 — translation MRNLQLSLNQTQKIRLQTALEKLESFSSKSNSNSCVTVADSIHIYENGILKGHGTSDRKGELVATVCGVVERINKLIYVRTLRSRYKPETGDIVIGRVIEVAPKRWKLEINFQQDAILMLSSMNLPDGIQRRRTAVDELNMRSIFTENDLVCAEVRSSQNDGSLQLQARNQKYGKLEKGQMLKIDPYLVKRRKQHFHHLEEYGVDLILGCNGFIWVGEHVETRDKIVADQLNDSEQPAKKSDGITTDLDEQVENQTPPETRQNICRIANAIRVLSTLGFNITLEVIMETVNLSKTMNLDVHEMLGSEFYVLVAEKEAERRSSFSKRKR, via the exons ATGAGGAATTTGCAGCTTTCACTGAATCAAACCCAAAAGATAAGACTACAAACTGCTCTTGAAAAGCTAGAGTCTTTCTCTTCTAAGTCCAACTCTAACTCCTGTGTCACAGTTGCTGATAGCATCCACATTTACGAAAATGGCATTCTGAA GGGCCATGGAACATCAGATCGTAAGGGTGAGCTGGTTGCAACAGTTTGTGGAGTAGTTGAGCGAATCAACAAGTTGATATATGTGCGGACTTTACGTTCCAG ATACAAGCCAGAGACTGGAGACATTGTGATAGGACGTGTTATTGAG GTTGCTCCGAAGCGGTGGAAATTGGAAATAAATTTCCAACAAGATGCAATTTTGATGCTTTCTTCAATGAATTTACCTGATGGAATTCAG AGGCGGAGAACTGCTGTGGATGAACTAAATATGCGCAGTATTTTCACAGAGAATGATCTTGTGTGT GCTGAAGTTCGTAGTTCCCAGAATGATGGCAGTTTACAACTCCAAGCAAGAAATCAGAAATATGGAAAG CTTGAGAAGGGCCAAATGCTGAAGATTGATCCCTATCTAGTGAAGAGACGGAAACAACATTTTCACCACCTGGAAGAGTATGGAGTTGACTTGATACTTGGATGTAATGGGTTTATCTGGGTGGGTGAACATGTCGAAACCAGAGATAAGATTGTAGCAGATCAATTAAATGATTCTGAACAGCCAGCAAAGAAATCTGATGGAATTACCACGGATCTTGATGAACAAGTTGAAAATCAGACCCCACCCGAAACTAGGCAAAACATATGCAGAATTGCTAATGCCATTCGTGTCTTGTCTACATTGGGCTTCAATATAActttagaagtgatcatggaaaCAGTGAACTTGAGCAAGACCATGAATCTTGACGTTCATGAGATGCTTGGATCTGAGTTTTATGTTCTCGTTGCAGAAAAAGAGGCAGAAAGGCGAAGCTCATTTAGCAAGAGAAAGAGGTGA